GGATACTTGCTCTCTGATCTTGCTAGCTTGccttttaaatgttttaatggCTTCCATTTAAgcaaaattaaaaatgaaaataaaaaatcaccCTTTTGTTGAAGTATAAAACCCTGAAGattgaaattaataaatttaatagTGTGAAATTTCTCTCCTTGAAAATTAGAAAAGGGTTTGATTTTGACAAAgacttttttcaatttttttataagttgGGATTAGGGTGGCAAAAAGGTTGAAAAAAGTGAGCAATTATTATTGCGGGTGGAGTGGTATTTAGACTTcattattgaaaataaaatgaagaaataaataaaagaaaatttataaaaaaggaTTAAATTTCTCGAATATTGCAAATTATTGGATCAGGTGTCCAACCATTAAACTAGACTGTAAAGGATTATTCTTCGGAGAAGTTAAGAAGCATCTTACTATCTTAGGCCAATTGCCAATTGTATGCGACAACTAGCAACTTGACCATTGTTGTACAAATGAGTCACTCGAGGTGTCAAATCGGATTATCGGTCGGTTACGGGTTGGGTATAATCATTCTGGGTGTAATTGGATAAGATTTTATGAGGATCATTGTACTCATGCGGATCAAAAGTGTGCATTTTTTCGAGTCACttcatttttttcttctgaTGTCGGTCAGATCGGGCCATTTTTAACAGCCCTCTAATGACTTACTACTAGTCTCACGGTACGTGAATgccattttaatattttatattaaaaagatTAAAATTGATTGGATAgtggaaatattttttttttttgggtttggaaTGATTTGTTTCCTAAAAACAGATGACTTTTTCATCTAAAATAAATTTGACATATCAATAAGacgaaaataagatttcaaaataggGACATCAAATCCTTAAAGAGTTCACTAATACAGAGTACAATAGAGATAACTTTTTACGTCTTGATTGCCAAGTTTAATTTTTAAAGGAGTGGTCAGAGGACATCATTAGGAGTATTTCAATCTAATTGTAAATGACAACTTAatacaaaaattgaaaattaaggTCATATACACTATGGAGGTCCTCACAACTTAACATCAAATTAAACCGTACCAAGACTACCAACTCATACTCGAGTAGAGTAACCAGTAAGGTTTACGATGACTATTGTATCTTTTGATTGACAAATTGTCACTGGAAGCTATAAAATTATCGAAACATATTTAACATGTTATAGCTCAATGTGTCAATGATAAACACTTTACCGTTTAAAAATTAGGTTACGAATTCAAGTTTTATACATGTCATATATCAAGTTTTTTAACCAACTTGTTAGTTCCCCAGTCCCCAcctaataaaacaaataatgtTGTTTCAAAAGCATGATTAGACATTTAAGCCCTTGATTAAATTCTCTTTGGATCCCCCTAAAAGGCCACACATAttgaaggttgttttttcgcatatcagatatgtgtggcaacacacatatcagctaaaagacaaaataggaagtaccattttgcaaaaaaaaaagtaccattttgtaaaaaatagtaccattctgtaaaaaaaagtaccatttttgtttaaaaaaagtaccatttaatttcttttttgtcattttttctattttgtctttagctatgatatgtatttgcaaacacatatctgatatccgaaaatacttcctccacATATTGACACTTTCTCAACACCCACAAAATCACAAaactttgcaaaaaaaaaaaacaaaaaataaaaataaatcacaAAACTAGTGTGATGAACAAAGTAGCCGTTGAGTTGTGTAGAGGAAGCTAAGTAACCTCCTTTTCTCACACTCCCCACATTTTTCTCTCACAACACACAAGTCGGTGTGCACTCAgctctcattttctctctccaaaaatGGCGGATTTCAAATCTGCAGTTGATCAAATCTTAGCAGAAGCCATGGATCACTGTGTTCTTCAGCAAGTTGCCGCCATTAATTGCTCTTCTTTCTCTCACTCTGTTCTTCCTTCCAACCTCGAAGCTCGTTTCCAAAGGCTTAAAACCTTtccttcatcatcatcatcatcttcttccttgAAACCTGCGCCTAAACCCCAACTCGCCCCTGACTCGGCAAACGAGTTGAAGAACTTAGCAGCAACCGAGTTGAAGGATGAGAAACCCGTTTCTGATGATTCTGCAAAAACCccagaaaaggaaaggaaatttAAGGGGGAAACTGGTTCTGGGTATCACTCCTCTCCTTCTGGGTCGTCGAATTCTTCATCTGGGTATTCGAATTCTCCCAATTTGAAGGTAAAAAAAAGCGGCAAAAAGGGTAATGATGAAAACCTCTCATCCGGGTCGTTCTCAATCGGGTCGAAATCGCTGGATTCTTCCCCAAAACGGGTAAAAACTGGTTGCTTTTGGTGTTCGCCGAAACGGGTTTCAAGGAAAaagagtggtggtggtggtggcggcggcggTTCTAGAAACGGTGCGTTTGACTTGGGTGATGATTGGGGAAAGCATGATGAAAtattgagtgatttgagatcaTTCTCGACAAAGAAACAGGACAAATTGATGAAGATTgcaaaaaaggaagaaaagatgATTAATAAAGAAGCAGAAAAGATTGTTAAGTGGGCTAAACAAACTTCTGCAAGGTTGGATTTCTCAGTCAaccatgatgatgatgatgatgatgatgatgatgatgatcttACTGATGATGACAATGACCATCATTTTGGGCTGCACTGAATGCTGCGAGTTTATCTTTTGTTTTTACAGTTGAAATCCGAGCTTGAATATTATTAAATCAAATCAAGTTCCGCCAAATCATGTGTAGTATATATATCTAGTAAGGAGTAATAGTAGTAATACTTCACTTTGTTCCTGTATTTGTTAATGGTTAGTTGGTTACACATAAAGCAGTCCTATGAATGGTGTATAAACAGTACTGTTACTTTTATATGGAAAATGACTTGCAATATGACAATTAGCAGTTAGTTGATGCCTATCTTGTATAATTTTcgaaatacaaacttttatataagcgACCTTACACAAAAGACTGTTtcggtgtcatataagttaagcaatggaaccaattagttaagtaatgaaacaaattagttaaccaccggaactaattagttaagcattggaacCAAAAGCGGTGTTTTTTCGGTAAGGCGATCTTACacggaaaaaaaattgaagtcaCAAGGCAAATCTAATGGAGTCTTCGTTTCCATTCACTCGATAACAACCTGAAGCACCTTTCCCTGTTTTACTTTGCAATCCtcataaataaaatgaaatgaggCATTCGTTTACTGGAAATAATGTAACAATTTCCATTCATAACTGAAGTTGGAAAAATGTTATTTGTACATCATAATTATATTAGGAAGTATTGACAGCTTCTTACTGGAGTGCAATGGAACATTCACTTAGATTTTTCAAGTTTTGAGCAAATATAGAGCATTCTGAAGTACATTGTCTGATGAAAGGGGGGCATACTTGTCAGTTGTCACTATTTCTGAAGCACTTGAGTTCGATATTCACCAAGAGCCCAAGTCGGGAAGATGTTTCTGTATGCAGCATAAGTTATCATGCAGTTCCGGTTGAAAACACCCATGATCTCCTGTATCATTCAGAAATGAACCATAATGTCAGAGGTAGGAATAATGCAGTATAACATTAAGGGGCCGTTTGGTTCGCacggggtaaagggaatgaacTCAACATAAGGAAAGATACGGGATGGAAAGTGATACCCTTTGATGTAAAGGGTTGTTTGGGGTCATATTTGGTCACTCAAACCCTCATTAATCTCTCACTACTACTCGTTCTCCCTCACACACACATTTCCACCGCCGACCCCTCCACATTTCCACCGCGGCCCCTCCCATTTCCACCACCGTCCCTTTCTCTCTTTCTGTTTTGAACAATTTCCCAACTGTTTCTGTGTTTAATCTTTCTGGGGTTTTCTGTGTAAACTGAAAAAATGGCATCTTCATCAAATTCTTTCTTAGCAGGCACAACTACAACAACACCATCAAGTAGTCTAAGATATGGCTCACTTTCCAATTTCAAAGGTTCTAAAGTTATGCCTTCTAACCTGAGAAtgggggagagagaaaacgagGGGTTTGGTGTTGCTTCAATGGCTGTTGGAGTGAAATCAAGATTTGGATCTCTTCGAGGTGGTGGTTCAAGTGGAGTGGTGGGGTCGGTGGGTCAGTGGCTTGGGCGGTGGTTCAAGTGGCTTGGGTGGTGGAGGTCTGGTGTTATAAGGTTGGATATAATGGTGGTCAAGGTGTGAGGGGGTGTGAGGGGAAAGGGAATGGAAAATCTTGGGGGGAAGGGTATCAATGTAGAGTAGACTGTAGAGGCATTTGGGGtaagtgaaaaagaaaagagggtAAACGGAATGACAGACAAAAAATgtcaaacaaacaacaacaaaaggaaTCATACAAGttctttccctttccctttccctttcatACTATATATTTCAATAACTCTCTGAAGGAAAAACCGAAAAAGTGTACAGAGGCAGACTCATATACAACATCCCAACATATATCCTATATAGAAGGTTCCAGAGACTCGGGGAGGTTATCTATTTACAAGCTTACCACTATATAGTTGAAAACTATAGGAGAGGCtgttttcaaaagaaaaaaggcaAATTCAAATGCTACAGAAAATTCCCCTTGGATTCACCATATAATGATATTTGGTACATGAATGACAAATGCAAAAGATTAACCTGCTGTGGAAAATCTCCATTTGGCATTTGGGAATTGATCAACACTTTAGCTGCTCGGTGCAGTGGCATCGGATCTCTTTTGGCCTACACCAAGTAACAACATACAGTGAAAACCttacattaaaaataaaaataaaaacatacatGTACATGGAACAGGTGGAGGTCCTGATCAACAACATAGCAGTTTTGATCAGTGAAGAATCTTTTGAATGGGTCAAATCAGATTAACATCATAAAACTTCACAAAAGAAGTCACTAGTACGCTTATAAGCTTATTGCATACCTCTACTTCATATAACAAGTAAAATTTTGATACTAGTGCGAGTCTTTGATGTATATCCTTGGTATTTTGAACTGAACAGAggctacaatttttttttaaacaggCAAGTCTGTGGGAGAGATGAAAAGGGCGATATCAAGAATTTTGAGCCTAAGAAACAAAACCAGCAACCTAATTCAAGTAGACTGTAAACAAGGATATACAAAGTATGTGTTTACACCAGTATTTGTCACTTAAAAAGCCATCAAAAGACCCATCAAGTTATTAGTAATCCTGATAAAAGTGAGAAACCTGATGCCGCTCTAATTAACTCCAGAATCTTGAGGGAACAGACAAATATTTAACGTACTGGCACATtgatttattagacttaaaggTAAAGCTAAGAATAAAACAAAGGCATCAAGAAACTACGTCAAAGAAACTTTCAGAGTGGTATTAAAGATGAAGATGACTCTGTTGTGGTGGAAGGTTATTTGAAACCCATGTTAATAAGTGAGACCTAAAACTGTGCTAACTTTAGAAGTATTGTGCAAATGAGCTGCACATGAGATCATAACAAAGGTTATCAACAAGAGTGTTAAGGTAATGAACATAAATATTTGACAATCACGTGAGTTTCATGAAAGCACCACCCTGTAGAGGCTTAATGAGATATGTAGAGAAAAGACTTTGCATTTGGTGGAACTGTAATGAGATATGTATAGAAAAGATTCAGAAGAAGGCTACCAAAAGAAATTGTAAGGCGTGTCAGACTGTCAgcaacttgaatattgaaagatGGTTAGAAAGAGAacaaataccaaaaaaaatggTCAAGTGAGGAAAGGTAGTGACTAGTGAGGAGTATTAACTCTAAAAAGTGCCTTAAAAAGTTCAATGGAGCTAAAAGATGAGTGAACCAGGGATATGATCAATGTGATAATGGTAGTTGCTTTTACCATAACTTAGGGATAATATGAGTTTTCATATGAATAACTCACGCTGAAGTTAGCTACTTGGCTCCACAGGCTTTACTGCTTGAGTCAAAAGTGGCAGTGGGATGAGATGTGTGAGTGCCAGTTCAGATATTATAACTGCTGTGTATAATAACTGAGCACATTTGCTTAAGGTGGAATAAAAATAGTGGATAAAAGTTTGGAAATCGTGCATTTTCCCAAAAGTATGCCCCTTCACTTGAAGATATTCCTGGAGTAAATACCAACTGAAGAACATTTGGCTCAATGGACTATCCTAGTGGATAGGGCTTTGGTATGGCCAAGTATGGAAAACAtgaatgttttccataaaagtCACTGGATAAAAATATGGGTAAATAGATTAGGAATCATGCACTTCCCCAAAAGTCTGCATCTTCACTTTTGAAGGCATTTCTGGAGTATTTCCCAACTTGTAACACATTTGGTTCTAAGGGAAATCCTAGTGGGTAGGTCTTTGGTGCGGCCAAGCATAGACAAGAGGAGATTAACATaaatattttccatgaatgccaCTGGACTAGGGTCCTGCCAAGCGTGTAGATGTTTGAAACTTTGAATGAAGAAAGTTGCTTCCAGGAACGGTTAGCTCCACGGACCACGGGCTTAAATCAAAGGATCATAGATGGATGATTGGTTGAGGGATGAGATGTGTAGATGCCAGTGTCAGTGCCATTTAGATAATAAGTTGCTAAGTAGTTATTAAGACTACACACATGAAAGACAATGGAACTCGAGGTTTTGCTAAGACTTTGCTGTTTTCACCATGTAAAAATAACTAGAAGGTATATCCAAGTTCGAGTCACGATTAAATGCCCTGGTAAGTGGTAAGTTCAGATGAGTTCCAAAATGTTCAGAGAAAATCAAATAAGCGATATTCAGGTGAAAAGAAGGAAGCCTGAAAAAAAGATAAACAACCGGCAACATCCGTTGGGCAATAGGATGAAGTATTCATCTGTTTATATAAATGTCACTATGGCAAAATATACCTGCCCAGCGCCAATTAGAGCCAGCATTGCCCACCCTGTATTTACTACATGAGCTTTGTTGCCCTCGATATTTGAATATACCTGGAAAAAAAATGAACAGAAGAAATTGCAGTGAACATGCTGCAAAGTGAAATAGCAGGGAAAGCAATGTGGATTAAACGGCAACAAATtgattcattttctttttacaAAAAGTGACCAACATGCATCATCAAGATCAACATCCATAAGAAATAATCCAAAGCACTTCCATGCAATGTCACAATGTGCTGACGAGTTTTTGTGAAGAAAAACAATATTAAATGCTGTCAAATCTGGGTCTTTATCTCTTTGAAATTAATCAGAGAAATGAAGAACGGCAAACTGCATGAAATGTCAGACTAGATATTTCCAAACAGCATGTGAATTAAATTTCTAGATGCCATTTGTGTTTTCTACGCTATTTTGGAACCTAACCTTGTTCTGACAAGATAGATAGCTCTCTCCCCAGCCACCATTAGAAAGCTGTTTTGATAACAGAAAGTCACAGGCTTTACGAATGGCGGGGCAATTGTCATAGTTCTTTCCAGCTGCGACCAATCCCTTAATTCCAAACCATGTGGCATACGTAAAGCAAACTGCCCATGAGCCATACCTACAAAAACCTCTAAATATAAGTCTTATAGGTTTACAGTGAAACAGCATAAAGCCTTTAGCAGTGGGTGATAGTATATTCAAGGTGTATGAGCTCAGTCAAGAGAGGGTTAGACACTTAGACAGAATCAGTATACACTGATAAACAAGAGAATAAAAAAAGGAACAGAAACAAACCATGAACCGTCTGCTGCTTGAatatcttcgatgaactttgcAGCCTTTTTAATGCAATTCTCTATCTCTTCTCTCCTATGACCAGGATACAATCTTTTGAATGATACTAACGCTTGAATAGCAGCTGAAGTACACTCAACGTAACTACAAAGAAAACACTGTCAGACTCAAATAATTATGATAGAAATATATAATTACAGCCTACAGAGTAAATGAAAGTATCTGTACAGATTTAAAAAGAAAATCTCATCACTTACGGATAGTCAATAACGATGTCACCAAAAGTTTCAGCTGGATTTATTAACTGAAACAGAGGACATGCATAGCATATAAGATTCTTGGACAAAAATTCAATTCACAACTTAAAACATATAGAATGCGCATAAATAAAGCAAACAGCACCTACAAACACAGCAACTGAGAACACGGCAAAAGTCGACTTTAGAAACATGAAAAAGAAGAATGTGCAGTCTAGTCCCTATGGATTATGGAAAGCTGCAAAGGAGATattaaaagagaagagagagatacAGAAGAATAGAAAActttttgacaaattcaagcTTGCATATGCAGTAGCAAAAATG
This Spinacia oleracea cultivar Varoflay chromosome 6, BTI_SOV_V1, whole genome shotgun sequence DNA region includes the following protein-coding sequences:
- the LOC110795206 gene encoding uncharacterized protein, with protein sequence MADFKSAVDQILAEAMDHCVLQQVAAINCSSFSHSVLPSNLEARFQRLKTFPSSSSSSSSLKPAPKPQLAPDSANELKNLAATELKDEKPVSDDSAKTPEKERKFKGETGSGYHSSPSGSSNSSSGYSNSPNLKVKKSGKKGNDENLSSGSFSIGSKSLDSSPKRVKTGCFWCSPKRVSRKKSGGGGGGGGSRNGAFDLGDDWGKHDEILSDLRSFSTKKQDKLMKIAKKEEKMINKEAEKIVKWAKQTSARLDFSVNHDDDDDDDDDDDLTDDDNDHHFGLH